One Herbaspirillum rubrisubalbicans genomic window carries:
- a CDS encoding GntR family transcriptional regulator has product MSELIALSGAEREGETLSEHVFRKIQSAIVQGEIAPGSKISEPELARTYGISRGPLREAIHRLEGQNLLVRVPHVGARVVSLTLEGLVELFQIRESLEGMACRLAAQRMSRAELDELRRVLDTHEKDEAFQAGRGYYQQEGDYDFHYKIIQASGNQILTRILCGELYQLARMYRIQYSATPNRPRQAFAEHHRILDALADGDGELADLLMRRHIGASRRNIEHQIAHGAPGAPDQQRDQA; this is encoded by the coding sequence ATGAGCGAGCTCATTGCACTATCCGGCGCAGAACGCGAGGGAGAAACCCTCTCGGAACACGTTTTCCGCAAGATCCAGAGTGCCATCGTGCAAGGCGAGATCGCGCCCGGCAGCAAGATTTCCGAACCCGAACTGGCGCGCACCTATGGCATCAGCCGGGGCCCGTTGCGCGAAGCCATCCACCGCCTGGAAGGCCAGAACCTGCTGGTGCGAGTCCCCCATGTAGGTGCCAGGGTGGTATCGCTGACCCTGGAAGGCCTGGTGGAATTGTTCCAGATCCGCGAATCGCTGGAAGGCATGGCCTGCCGTCTGGCCGCCCAGCGCATGAGCCGGGCCGAACTGGACGAACTGCGGCGGGTGCTCGATACCCATGAAAAGGACGAAGCCTTCCAGGCCGGCCGCGGCTACTACCAGCAGGAAGGCGACTACGACTTCCACTACAAGATCATCCAGGCCAGCGGCAACCAGATTCTGACCCGCATCCTCTGCGGCGAGCTGTACCAGTTGGCGCGCATGTACCGCATCCAGTATTCCGCCACCCCCAATCGACCACGCCAGGCCTTTGCCGAGCACCACCGCATCCTCGATGCCCTGGCCGATGGCGATGGCGAACTGGCCGACCTGCTCATGCGGCGCCACATCGGCGCCTCGCGCCGCAATATCGAACACCAGATCGCCCATGGCGCGCCGGGCGCTCCCGACCAGCAACGCGATCAAGCCTGA
- a CDS encoding DUF2145 domain-containing protein has translation MSLSWCRAWLLAVLCVLCLGAMAPAHGANLFVYCDQTLELSAAQKNRLLLLAATVRDELQRSGEGSAIISRSAINLDRFQIRYSHAGLAIRNDSNQSSSWRVRQLFYQCEKDKPDIFDQGIAGFLLDNDSASMAYVSLVFVPGTLGLEMRRAALDDTLSSHLLGQHYSANAYPFSTQFQNCNQWLMEMLAFAWGQLSLKDDVRAAAQQWLRQSDYRPTDIEVQHDYLMWASHFIPLLHDEDHPAVNLEKNLYQVTMPASIESFIHRRDPESYRVELCMNEEHIVVHPGWSRIADGCVAASGDRVLPVN, from the coding sequence ATGAGCTTGTCCTGGTGCCGTGCCTGGCTGCTGGCGGTCCTTTGCGTATTATGCCTGGGCGCCATGGCGCCGGCGCACGGCGCCAATCTGTTCGTCTATTGCGACCAGACCCTGGAACTGAGCGCGGCCCAGAAGAACCGCCTGCTACTGCTGGCGGCCACCGTGCGCGATGAACTGCAGCGCTCGGGGGAGGGCAGTGCCATCATCTCGCGTTCGGCCATCAATCTGGATCGCTTCCAGATCCGCTATTCCCATGCCGGACTGGCCATCCGTAATGATTCCAACCAATCTTCTTCATGGCGCGTGCGCCAACTTTTCTACCAGTGCGAGAAAGACAAACCGGATATCTTCGACCAGGGTATCGCCGGCTTTCTGCTCGATAACGATAGCGCGTCCATGGCCTACGTTTCGCTGGTCTTTGTACCGGGGACACTGGGGCTGGAGATGCGCCGGGCTGCCTTGGATGACACCCTGTCCAGCCACCTGCTGGGGCAGCACTACAGTGCCAATGCCTATCCCTTTTCCACCCAGTTCCAGAACTGCAACCAGTGGCTCATGGAGATGCTGGCCTTTGCCTGGGGCCAGTTGAGTCTGAAGGATGATGTGCGGGCCGCAGCTCAGCAGTGGTTGCGCCAGAGCGATTACCGGCCCACCGATATCGAGGTGCAGCACGACTATCTGATGTGGGCCAGCCATTTCATCCCGCTGCTGCACGACGAGGATCACCCTGCGGTCAACTTGGAGAAGAACTTGTATCAGGTCACCATGCCGGCCTCGATCGAGTCCTTCATTCACCGCCGTGATCCAGAGAGCTACCGCGTCGAACTGTGCATGAACGAAGAGCACATCGTGGTTCACCCAGGCTGGAGTCGCATTGCCGATGGTTGCGTGGCCGCATCGGGTGACCGGGTGTTGCCCGTGAACTAG
- the hutG gene encoding N-formylglutamate deformylase, giving the protein MQHAIFQLHQGSTPLLISMPHVGTRLPQDLRPAFSDIGLQVDDTDWHIAELYDFAIGLGASVLRPEYSRYVIDLNRPADGQSLYPGQNTTGLCPQTTFDNLPLYRPGCAPDAAEVARRLSLYWQPYHAALQAELARLKALHGYALLWDAHSIRSVIPHLFEGELPVFNLGTASGSACAAGLGEELLALAQQLAPHSPAVLNGRFKGGYITRHYGQPAQRIHAVQLELAQRSYMQEQAPYALQDDLVAQIKPVLAQLVSRFLAFRPD; this is encoded by the coding sequence ATGCAGCACGCTATCTTCCAGCTACACCAGGGCAGCACGCCCTTGCTCATTTCCATGCCGCACGTCGGTACGCGTCTGCCGCAGGATTTGAGGCCTGCCTTCAGTGACATCGGTTTGCAGGTCGATGACACCGATTGGCACATCGCTGAGCTGTATGACTTCGCCATCGGCCTGGGAGCGTCGGTGCTGCGTCCCGAGTATTCGCGCTACGTGATCGACCTGAATCGTCCGGCCGATGGACAGAGTCTGTATCCGGGGCAGAACACCACCGGCCTTTGTCCGCAGACCACCTTCGATAACCTGCCGCTGTATCGCCCCGGTTGCGCGCCCGATGCAGCCGAAGTGGCGCGGCGCCTGTCGCTGTACTGGCAGCCTTATCACGCCGCATTGCAGGCCGAACTGGCGCGGCTCAAGGCACTGCATGGCTATGCGCTGCTGTGGGATGCGCATTCGATCCGCTCGGTGATTCCCCACCTGTTCGAGGGCGAACTGCCGGTCTTCAACCTCGGTACGGCCAGCGGGAGCGCCTGCGCCGCCGGCCTGGGCGAAGAGCTGCTGGCGCTGGCGCAGCAACTGGCGCCGCACTCTCCGGCCGTGCTCAATGGGCGCTTCAAGGGTGGCTATATCACGCGTCACTATGGGCAGCCGGCGCAGCGCATCCATGCCGTGCAACTGGAACTGGCCCAACGCAGCTACATGCAGGAGCAGGCCCCCTATGCGCTGCAGGACGACCTGGTCGCCCAGATCAAACCGGTGCTGGCGCAACTGGTGTCGCGCTTCCTGGCGTTTCGTCCTGACTGA
- a CDS encoding formimidoylglutamate deiminase: protein MASLCEQKPQHQTEQDIAQAARALFCPLALLPQGWCRDVLLRWDASGSLIEVQTDSQRGQAGLAAGPVIAGMPNLHSHAFQRAMAGLTEVMGSPSDSFWSWRKLMYRFAQRLQPEHQEAIARHLYIEMLKAGYTSVCEFHYLHHAPGGVPYADRAELALCLMQAASQVGIGMTLLPVLYQYGGFGSQSPSGEQARFIGSAQSLLALRERLLQALPENPMRRYGVAPHSLRAVSPAGLDELVQGLRRQSGGQDAPIHIHIAEQWREVQDCLAWCGQRPVQWLLSLQQLDARWCLIHATHMDQGEYQALAASGAVVGLCPTTEANLGDGVIEAGQLLQSATPWGIGSDSNIAINLRSELRLLEYGQRLHYRRRNVLASPAEPATADRLFAQAVAGGAAASGRPVAGLAPGQRADFVVLDGDDVNLADRSPAQLLSALVFCEHDGQPIRDVYVGGRQVVAAGHHPLQESAREAYRQAVVDLLKD, encoded by the coding sequence ATGGCATCGCTCTGCGAACAAAAACCGCAACACCAGACTGAACAAGATATAGCTCAAGCAGCGCGCGCACTGTTTTGCCCGCTGGCCTTGCTGCCCCAGGGCTGGTGCCGCGACGTCCTGCTGCGCTGGGATGCCAGCGGTAGCCTTATCGAGGTCCAGACCGACAGCCAGCGCGGCCAGGCCGGCCTGGCCGCAGGACCGGTGATTGCCGGAATGCCCAATCTGCATTCGCACGCCTTCCAGCGCGCCATGGCGGGCTTGACCGAAGTCATGGGCAGTCCCTCGGACTCCTTCTGGAGCTGGCGCAAGCTGATGTACCGTTTTGCCCAGCGCCTGCAGCCCGAGCACCAGGAAGCCATCGCCCGCCATCTGTACATCGAGATGCTCAAGGCCGGCTATACCTCGGTGTGCGAATTCCATTACCTGCACCATGCGCCGGGCGGCGTGCCCTATGCCGATCGCGCCGAATTGGCGCTGTGCCTGATGCAGGCTGCCAGCCAGGTGGGCATCGGCATGACGCTCTTGCCGGTGCTGTACCAGTATGGCGGTTTTGGCAGCCAGTCCCCTTCGGGCGAGCAGGCGCGTTTCATCGGCTCGGCGCAGAGCCTGCTGGCCCTGCGCGAACGCCTGTTGCAAGCCCTGCCGGAAAATCCCATGCGGCGCTATGGTGTGGCTCCGCATTCCCTGCGCGCGGTGTCGCCGGCAGGGCTGGATGAATTGGTACAGGGCCTGCGTCGCCAGTCGGGCGGGCAGGATGCTCCCATTCACATTCATATTGCGGAGCAGTGGCGTGAAGTCCAGGACTGTCTGGCCTGGTGCGGCCAGCGGCCAGTGCAATGGCTGCTCTCGCTGCAACAGCTCGATGCACGCTGGTGCCTGATCCATGCCACCCATATGGACCAGGGCGAATACCAGGCGCTGGCGGCCAGTGGTGCCGTGGTCGGCCTGTGCCCGACCACCGAAGCCAATCTCGGCGATGGCGTCATCGAGGCCGGTCAATTGCTGCAATCGGCCACGCCCTGGGGCATTGGTTCGGACAGCAACATCGCCATCAATCTGCGTTCCGAACTGCGCTTGCTGGAATACGGCCAGCGCTTGCACTACCGCCGTCGCAACGTGCTGGCTTCGCCTGCCGAACCGGCTACCGCCGACCGTCTCTTCGCGCAGGCCGTGGCCGGTGGCGCCGCCGCCAGCGGGCGCCCGGTGGCCGGTCTGGCGCCGGGGCAGCGTGCGGATTTCGTGGTTCTCGACGGCGATGATGTCAACCTGGCCGACCGCAGCCCGGCGCAATTGCTGTCGGCATTGGTGTTCTGCGAGCACGATGGCCAGCCGATCCGGGATGTCTATGTCGGTGGTCGCCAGGTGGTCGCGGCCGGCCATCATCCCTTGCAGGAAAGCGCCCGCGAGGCCTACCGCCAGGCAGTGGTCGATCTGTTGAAGGATTGA
- a CDS encoding HutD/Ves family protein has protein sequence MVLELKSQPASQLAQTSGPQRTSAIQFVGELGRIAAVPWKNEGGQTRELCVEPPDADFAHFVWRVSVADVGVDGEFSTFDGIDRTIVLLEGGGFTMHSQGRQVQDLVHCFVPHAFPGEQAISVCLHGAPTLDFNLMVRRESAQGRVEVLGDIQERRLPAATVLVYVAQGAACLSDQHGLRQTLRRGEFARLREEPGATLPDLLCAPDSVVLAVCIERKG, from the coding sequence ATGGTGCTTGAGCTCAAGTCGCAACCGGCGTCACAGCTGGCGCAGACCAGCGGCCCGCAGCGGACCAGCGCCATCCAGTTCGTCGGCGAACTGGGCCGCATTGCTGCCGTGCCCTGGAAGAACGAAGGTGGCCAGACCCGTGAACTGTGCGTGGAGCCGCCCGATGCGGATTTCGCCCATTTCGTGTGGCGCGTGAGCGTGGCCGATGTCGGTGTCGATGGTGAATTTTCCACCTTTGATGGCATCGACCGCACCATCGTCCTGCTGGAGGGAGGTGGCTTCACCATGCACAGCCAGGGTCGCCAGGTGCAGGATCTGGTGCACTGCTTCGTCCCCCATGCGTTCCCCGGTGAACAAGCCATCAGCGTGTGCCTGCATGGCGCGCCGACCCTGGATTTCAACCTGATGGTGCGGCGTGAGAGCGCACAGGGCAGGGTGGAGGTCTTGGGTGACATCCAGGAGCGTCGCCTGCCAGCAGCTACCGTGCTGGTCTATGTCGCCCAGGGGGCGGCTTGCCTGTCGGACCAGCATGGCCTACGCCAGACCTTGCGCCGAGGCGAATTTGCCCGCCTGCGCGAGGAGCCGGGGGCAACTCTCCCGGATCTGCTCTGCGCCCCGGACTCGGTGGTGCTGGCAGTCTGCATTGAACGCAAGGGGTGA
- a CDS encoding transporter substrate-binding domain-containing protein, with amino-acid sequence MKLCKLLCAFTASLAMICAAIPAAQAAQPTDNVIRVGTDATFPPMEFVKDGKRTGFDVELMEALVKTMGKKIQWVDIDFKGLIPGLISNRFDIAASAIYMTDERRKVVAFSDPYYRGGLAVLVRRDDSSIKVPEDLNKGKRVSVQVGTKSVGYLRDNFPGVERVEVEKNQAMFDLLATGRVNAVVTGRPAAVEYARTQPLVRVLDKGLTTELYGFAMRKDDTALAEQLNKALQTLRINGTYTALTNKWFGKSE; translated from the coding sequence ATGAAGCTTTGCAAGCTGCTGTGCGCCTTTACTGCCAGCCTGGCCATGATTTGCGCTGCCATACCGGCCGCGCAGGCCGCCCAACCCACTGATAACGTGATCCGCGTGGGGACCGATGCCACCTTCCCGCCGATGGAATTCGTCAAGGATGGCAAGCGCACCGGTTTCGATGTGGAACTGATGGAAGCCCTGGTCAAGACCATGGGCAAGAAGATCCAGTGGGTCGACATCGATTTCAAGGGCCTCATCCCGGGTCTCATTTCCAATCGTTTCGATATCGCTGCCTCGGCCATCTACATGACCGATGAGCGCCGCAAGGTGGTCGCCTTCAGCGATCCTTACTACCGGGGTGGCCTAGCCGTGCTGGTGCGTCGCGACGACAGCAGCATCAAGGTACCGGAAGACCTGAACAAGGGTAAGCGCGTCTCGGTGCAGGTCGGCACCAAATCGGTGGGCTACCTGCGCGACAACTTCCCCGGCGTGGAGCGCGTCGAAGTGGAAAAGAACCAGGCCATGTTCGATCTGCTGGCCACCGGCCGTGTCAATGCCGTGGTGACCGGCCGTCCGGCTGCGGTGGAATATGCCCGTACCCAGCCGTTGGTGCGAGTACTGGACAAGGGCCTGACCACCGAGTTGTACGGCTTTGCCATGCGCAAGGACGATACTGCGCTGGCCGAGCAATTGAACAAGGCGCTGCAGACCCTGCGCATCAACGGCACCTATACCGCGCTCACCAACAAGTGGTTCGGCAAGAGCGAGTGA
- a CDS encoding universal stress protein, with product MFKNILLATDGSRLCNESVKAAIALAKSCGSKLVGLSVAGNLRALSIPEISVGVDVERTDEAGRARALASVEMITAMAREEGVPCTVQVAQGGRPYEEIMRVAELEHCDAIIMASKARSTLGRLLLGSQTQKLLAHSKVPVLVYR from the coding sequence ATGTTCAAGAACATCCTGCTGGCAACCGATGGTTCCCGCCTGTGCAATGAGTCCGTGAAGGCCGCGATCGCCCTGGCCAAGAGCTGTGGCAGCAAGTTGGTTGGCTTGTCGGTGGCCGGCAATCTGCGTGCGCTGTCGATTCCTGAAATCAGCGTCGGCGTGGATGTCGAGCGTACCGACGAAGCTGGCCGCGCACGTGCCTTGGCCAGCGTCGAGATGATTACTGCGATGGCGCGCGAAGAAGGCGTGCCTTGCACGGTGCAGGTGGCCCAGGGTGGTCGCCCCTACGAAGAAATCATGCGCGTGGCCGAGTTGGAGCACTGCGATGCCATCATCATGGCCTCCAAGGCACGCTCCACGCTGGGACGCTTGCTTCTAGGCAGTCAGACGCAAAAGCTGCTGGCGCATAGCAAGGTGCCGGTGCTGGTTTATCGCTGA
- a CDS encoding IclR family transcriptional regulator codes for MDSPQTSTIVDRVLHVLAGVARAGKPVSAKQIAAMVQQPVSTVYRHLASLKKWGLLQEHMNSGTFEPGPTGVQLAWGFDQNSNLIGQSREEIISLVQRSGESVGLLVPINGQMVCIAMEESDQPLRCSFVKGRAHPLLKGASAKSLLAFMPRKLQQKLVADQLGDKPEEVAALEAQLDEIRRRGYSISESEVDLGVWGVSVPIMTSNGRLEGTITLMAPALRVGNREQELVRMTVESAQRICNRF; via the coding sequence ATGGACTCTCCACAAACATCTACCATCGTTGATCGCGTTCTTCACGTACTCGCCGGCGTGGCCCGTGCCGGCAAGCCCGTCAGTGCCAAGCAGATTGCTGCGATGGTGCAACAACCGGTCAGTACTGTTTATCGCCACCTGGCATCCCTGAAGAAGTGGGGGTTGTTGCAGGAGCACATGAATTCTGGCACCTTTGAGCCCGGTCCGACCGGCGTGCAGCTGGCCTGGGGCTTCGATCAGAATTCCAACCTGATCGGCCAGAGCCGCGAAGAAATCATTTCGCTGGTGCAGCGCAGTGGCGAAAGCGTGGGCCTGCTGGTTCCCATCAATGGCCAGATGGTGTGCATCGCCATGGAAGAAAGCGACCAGCCGCTGCGCTGTTCCTTCGTCAAGGGCCGGGCGCATCCGCTGCTCAAGGGGGCGTCGGCCAAGAGCCTGCTGGCGTTCATGCCACGCAAGCTGCAACAGAAACTAGTGGCGGACCAATTGGGTGACAAGCCCGAGGAAGTCGCTGCGCTGGAAGCCCAGCTCGATGAAATCCGTCGCCGTGGCTATTCCATCAGTGAGAGTGAAGTGGACCTGGGCGTGTGGGGCGTCTCGGTACCCATCATGACCTCCAATGGGCGCCTGGAAGGCACCATCACGCTGATGGCTCCGGCCCTGCGGGTGGGTAACCGCGAACAGGAGCTGGTACGCATGACGGTGGAGTCGGCGCAGCGCATCTGTAACCGTTTTTAA
- a CDS encoding amino acid ABC transporter permease, which yields MKLDFSGVWDSWSSLLHGTMVTVEITAASLVLGCVLGLLIGLGRLNPQRRLIYGLCTFYLTLVRGTPLLVQLFLWFFGLPHVGLILPAFVCGILGLGIYSGAYISEIVRGSIQSIERGQMEAARSLGLPYRMAMRRVILPQAFVRMIPPLGNEFIALIKNSALVSLLTIADLMHEGEKIISITYRSLETYLVIALIYLVLTTVTTLILRRIEKVLRSEGRV from the coding sequence ATGAAACTGGATTTTTCAGGCGTTTGGGACAGTTGGTCCTCGCTGCTGCATGGCACCATGGTGACGGTGGAAATCACCGCTGCCTCGCTGGTGCTGGGCTGTGTGCTGGGCCTGCTGATCGGCTTGGGGCGGCTCAATCCGCAGCGCCGCCTGATCTATGGCCTGTGTACCTTCTATCTCACGCTGGTGCGCGGCACGCCCCTGCTGGTGCAGTTGTTCCTGTGGTTCTTCGGCTTGCCGCACGTGGGGCTGATCCTGCCGGCCTTCGTCTGTGGCATCCTGGGCCTGGGCATCTACAGCGGGGCCTATATCTCAGAAATCGTGCGCGGTTCCATCCAGTCGATCGAGCGCGGCCAGATGGAAGCGGCACGCTCGCTGGGCTTGCCCTATCGCATGGCGATGCGGCGCGTGATCCTGCCGCAGGCCTTCGTGCGCATGATCCCGCCGCTGGGCAATGAATTCATCGCCCTGATCAAGAATTCGGCGCTGGTATCGCTGCTGACCATCGCCGACCTGATGCACGAGGGCGAGAAGATCATCAGCATCACCTACCGCTCGCTGGAAACCTATCTGGTCATCGCCCTGATCTACCTGGTGCTGACTACCGTCACCACGCTGATACTGCGGCGTATCGAAAAAGTCTTGCGTTCGGAAGGGAGGGTGTGA
- the acnD gene encoding Fe/S-dependent 2-methylisocitrate dehydratase AcnD: MNTQYRKPLPGTRLDYFDARAAVEAIRPGAWDTLPYTSRVLAENLVRRCDPATLTDSLRQLIERKRELDFPWFPARVVCHDILGQTALVDLAGLRDAIADMGGDPAKVNPVVPVQLIVDHSLAVECGGDDPQAFEKNRAIEDRRNEDRFHFIDWTKLAFENVDVIPPGNGIMHQINLEKMSPVIHAKDGVAFPDTLVGTDSHTPHVDALGVIAIGVGGLEAENVMLGRASWMRLPDIIGVELTGRRQSGITATDIVLSLTEFLRKQKVVGAYLEFYGEGAASLTLGDRATISNMAPEYGATAAMFSIDQQTIDYLKLTGREDEQVKLVETYAKEAGLWSDSLSKAEYERVLRFDLSTVVRTLAGPSNPHKRLPVSELAAQGIAGKVENEPGKMPDGAVIIAAITSCTNTSNPRNVIAAALLARNANRLGLARKPWVKSSLAPGSKAVELYLEEAGLTADLEKLGFGIVAFACTTCNGMSGALDPKIQQEIIDRDLYSTAVLSGNRNFDGRIHPYAKQAFLASPPLVVAYAIAGTIRFDIEQDVLGVTAEGREIRLKDIWPSDEEIDAVVAAAVKPQQFRNVYTPMFAARVDRSQSVSPLYDWRAQSTYIRRPPYWEGALAGARTLTGMRPLAVLGDNITTDHLSPSNAILLDSAAGEYLAKMGLPEEDFNSYATHRGDHLTAQRATFANPKLFNEMVKKADGSVQQGSLARLEPEGRVMRMWETIETYMERKQPLIIIAGADYGQGSSRDWAAKGVRLAGVEAIVAEGFERIHRTNLIGMGVLPLEFKPGENRNTYAIDGTETYDVIGQRRPRADLTLVIHRKNGERVEVPVTCRLDTAEEVSIYEAGGVLQRFAQDFLEASANAGQNAKEQA; this comes from the coding sequence ATGAATACCCAATACCGCAAGCCACTGCCCGGCACCCGCCTGGATTACTTCGATGCCCGCGCCGCCGTGGAGGCGATCCGCCCCGGCGCCTGGGACACCCTGCCCTACACCTCACGCGTGCTGGCAGAAAACCTGGTGCGCCGCTGCGATCCGGCCACCCTCACCGATTCGCTGCGCCAGCTCATCGAACGCAAGCGCGAACTGGATTTCCCGTGGTTCCCGGCGCGCGTGGTGTGCCACGACATCCTGGGCCAAACTGCGCTGGTGGACCTGGCCGGCTTGCGCGATGCGATTGCCGACATGGGTGGCGATCCGGCCAAGGTCAATCCGGTGGTGCCGGTGCAACTGATCGTGGACCATTCGCTGGCGGTGGAATGCGGCGGCGATGATCCGCAGGCGTTTGAAAAGAATCGTGCCATCGAAGACCGCCGCAATGAAGACCGCTTCCACTTCATCGACTGGACCAAGCTGGCCTTCGAGAACGTAGACGTGATCCCGCCCGGCAACGGCATCATGCACCAGATCAACCTGGAAAAGATGTCGCCGGTGATCCATGCCAAGGATGGCGTAGCCTTCCCCGACACCCTGGTCGGCACCGACAGCCACACCCCGCACGTGGATGCGCTGGGCGTGATCGCCATTGGCGTGGGTGGCCTGGAAGCCGAAAACGTCATGCTGGGCCGCGCCTCCTGGATGCGCCTGCCCGACATCATCGGGGTGGAATTGACTGGCCGCCGCCAGAGCGGCATCACCGCCACCGACATCGTGCTCTCGCTGACCGAATTCCTGCGCAAGCAGAAGGTGGTGGGTGCCTACCTGGAATTCTATGGCGAGGGCGCAGCCAGCCTGACGCTGGGGGACCGCGCCACCATCTCCAACATGGCCCCGGAATATGGTGCGACGGCGGCCATGTTCTCGATCGACCAGCAGACCATCGACTACCTGAAGCTGACCGGCCGCGAAGATGAACAGGTCAAGCTGGTGGAAACCTATGCCAAGGAGGCCGGCCTCTGGTCCGATAGCCTCAGCAAGGCCGAGTACGAGCGCGTGCTGCGCTTCGACCTCTCCACCGTGGTCCGCACCTTGGCTGGCCCGAGCAATCCGCACAAGCGCCTGCCGGTGTCCGAACTGGCCGCACAAGGCATCGCCGGCAAGGTCGAGAACGAACCCGGCAAGATGCCCGATGGCGCCGTCATCATCGCCGCCATCACCAGCTGCACCAATACCAGCAACCCGCGCAACGTGATCGCGGCGGCCCTGCTGGCGCGCAATGCCAATCGCCTGGGCCTGGCCCGCAAGCCCTGGGTGAAGAGTTCGCTGGCGCCTGGCTCCAAGGCGGTCGAACTCTACCTGGAAGAAGCCGGCCTGACCGCCGACCTGGAAAAGCTGGGCTTTGGCATCGTCGCCTTTGCCTGCACCACCTGCAACGGCATGTCCGGCGCGCTTGACCCGAAGATCCAGCAGGAAATCATCGACCGCGACCTCTACAGCACCGCCGTGCTGTCCGGCAATCGCAACTTCGATGGCCGCATCCACCCCTATGCCAAGCAGGCCTTCCTGGCCTCGCCGCCGCTGGTGGTGGCCTATGCCATTGCTGGCACCATCCGTTTCGACATCGAACAGGACGTGCTGGGCGTCACCGCCGAGGGCCGCGAAATCCGCCTGAAGGATATCTGGCCCAGCGATGAAGAAATCGACGCCGTGGTCGCGGCTGCCGTCAAGCCGCAACAGTTCCGCAATGTCTACACCCCCATGTTCGCCGCCCGCGTGGACCGCAGCCAGTCGGTCAGCCCGCTGTACGACTGGCGTGCCCAGAGCACCTACATCCGCCGCCCGCCCTACTGGGAAGGCGCGCTGGCCGGTGCGCGCACCTTGACGGGAATGCGTCCGCTGGCCGTGCTGGGTGACAACATCACCACCGACCATCTCTCGCCCTCCAACGCCATCCTGCTCGACAGCGCAGCGGGCGAATACCTGGCCAAGATGGGCTTGCCGGAAGAAGACTTCAATTCCTACGCCACCCACCGGGGCGACCACCTGACCGCGCAGCGCGCCACCTTTGCCAACCCCAAGCTGTTCAACGAAATGGTGAAGAAAGCCGACGGCAGCGTGCAGCAAGGCTCCCTGGCGCGGCTGGAGCCGGAAGGCCGTGTCATGCGCATGTGGGAAACCATCGAAACCTACATGGAGCGCAAGCAGCCCCTGATCATCATCGCCGGCGCCGACTACGGCCAGGGTTCGTCCCGCGACTGGGCCGCCAAGGGCGTGCGCCTGGCCGGGGTGGAAGCTATCGTGGCCGAAGGCTTCGAACGCATCCACCGCACCAACCTGATCGGCATGGGCGTGCTGCCGCTGGAATTCAAGCCTGGTGAAAACCGCAACACCTATGCCATCGATGGCACCGAAACCTATGACGTCATCGGCCAACGCCGTCCGCGCGCCGACCTGACGCTGGTGATCCATCGCAAGAATGGCGAGCGGGTGGAAGTACCGGTCACCTGCCGCCTCGATACCGCCGAAGAAGTCTCGATCTATGAAGCCGGTGGCGTGCTGCAACGCTTCGCCCAGGACTTCCTGGAAGCCTCCGCCAACGCCGGCCAGAACGCCAAGGAACAAGCATGA
- a CDS encoding amino acid ABC transporter ATP-binding protein — MQQPIVEVKGLQKSFGRHLVLNGIDFAVAPSQVVVIIGPSGSGKSTFLRCLNGLETAEGGTVMVCGHAVVQSGRMMPESNLDALRAEVGMVFQSFNLFPHLTVLDNITLAPTCLRGVPRKEAQEHGLRLLKKVGLEHKAKDYPGTLSGGQKQRVAIARALAMEPKVMLFDEPTSALDPELVGEVLQVMQDLAAEGMTMLIVTHEMGFAREVADVVVVMDHGSIVESGPPSAIFTDPREARTRSFLQTMLAREVAHGA; from the coding sequence ATGCAACAGCCCATCGTCGAGGTCAAGGGCTTGCAGAAGTCCTTCGGACGGCATCTGGTATTGAATGGTATCGATTTTGCCGTCGCGCCTAGCCAGGTAGTGGTTATCATCGGCCCCAGCGGCAGCGGCAAGAGTACCTTCCTGCGCTGTCTGAATGGCCTGGAGACCGCCGAGGGCGGCACCGTGATGGTATGCGGCCATGCGGTGGTGCAGAGTGGTCGCATGATGCCCGAATCCAATCTGGACGCCTTGCGCGCCGAAGTGGGCATGGTGTTCCAGTCCTTCAACCTGTTTCCGCATCTCACCGTGCTGGACAACATCACCCTGGCACCCACCTGCCTGCGTGGCGTGCCGCGCAAAGAGGCGCAGGAGCACGGCTTGCGACTGTTGAAGAAGGTCGGGCTGGAACACAAGGCCAAGGATTATCCCGGCACCTTGTCCGGTGGCCAGAAGCAACGGGTGGCCATTGCTCGCGCCCTGGCCATGGAGCCCAAGGTGATGCTGTTTGATGAACCGACCTCGGCACTGGACCCGGAACTGGTCGGCGAAGTGCTGCAAGTGATGCAGGACCTGGCGGCTGAAGGCATGACCATGCTTATCGTCACCCATGAAATGGGCTTTGCGCGCGAAGTAGCCGATGTGGTGGTGGTGATGGATCACGGCAGCATCGTCGAATCCGGCCCGCCCTCGGCCATTTTCACCGATCCGCGCGAGGCGCGTACCCGCAGCTTCCTGCAAACCATGCTGGCTCGCGAGGTGGCGCATGGTGCTTGA